In Erigeron canadensis isolate Cc75 chromosome 8, C_canadensis_v1, whole genome shotgun sequence, the DNA window AAAACGACTATGTACATATCTTTTACCAAAATAGTATAAACTATTTAATGGTCACCCAATAAGAAACCAACCACACTGTCCAATTCAGTCCAGTCCAGTCAAGGCTTACAATATAGTACCATACAtaagggttgggtattgtaaaacaattattaaagtaaaataaatcaGACAAGTTCTTAACCCTTTGATCatggttagattgatgcacgaagaatcatgaaacaattgatacaaaacaattttaatgatgcacggtgattttcagtaaatagaaacctattgttttatttattttaatttaatacttgttttattttatctaaaatacTATACATATGCTccgtatatttttatatttctatatctatatctataggtTCTACggagtattttttatttttaaggaggcggtttttatatttctatatctatatctataggtTCTACggagtattttttatttttacggGGGCGGggggttaaaacttaaaattgtgCCCCACTTAAAACcctcaaaaaaatttcaaaattttacacgaaaaagaaaagaaaacccaGAACCGGCAGCCGCACCGCCATAAATCAGCCATGGGACCTCTTTCCGGCCACCTCACTTGGACTAAAGAAGATGATTTCAAGTTAAGAAAAGCTGCTGAGGTTTGTTTTCTAAACCTACATTTTATTAactttcatataactttcattcaTATTTACagattattgtttttatatttatgtagtttgtttattttagGGTTATAATTTCTAGTGGGTatgaaatagtttttttttgtttgtgtgggaatttttttatttagatttttttattttgaggatcaattttttgttaatttgtgtTCCGTGAACCCAAACGTATTCGACTTTTCAGTTTTTGCTATTgttgtttatacatttattggATGTATcaaattttagatttttttaatattgtatgtatatttgcATTAGGTGTCAAATTTTTTTCGATATAAGTTGTCACATCATCAAGACTGGAGATACGTTTGATtggatacaaagaaaaaaagggtTACAAGTAAATACCTTTTGATGCATTTAATTCTACTTTAATTCAGAAAAtcgtaaattatttttatttttgtgtttgttttaatataGAAAAATTGGTGATTTATACAAAGCTAGAGCTTTCATCCCTGAGTTTACTGACGGACTAAGATAGGAGAATTTGATTACTGGTTAATACTTCATACTTCTTCCATACGTTCGTTTTGAAAAATAAACGGTTATCTTCTAAAAAAGGTTTATTTTCCAAAAATCCCAAATGGACCACACAAGGACGGCCGTTGCCCTGTAAGAAGTTAGTAAGCCTATTAAGTTGCAGCATCAAAATGTTTCCCGACCAATTGATCCACCTTTACCTGATATATGAGCTCCGAGGATTTGAACCTGGATTCTTTTGAATGCATTCATTTTCAGAGCAAACTAGGTTGCATGATAGGGGCCTAAGATTTCATCTTCTGTAATGAAGTGTACGATTATAAAAAGTCGTGTTACTTTTGTGTGTTTGATTGCTTGTCTTGAGGATTTAGTATCAAATACACCAAGGATACAATGGAAGCGACATTATGTTAGGTGATCCTTGTCCACACGATAGCATCCTAGTGTTGGGGGACAAACGGTGTAGAGGAGGTGGTCATCCCAGTCCCATGTCTCTTTAACTGTGTGTTATAAGATTCACCACTCCTATGGTGGGCGTGGAACAGATTAACCATCACCACCCTCCAATAGTGTGATAGTGTGATACCCATAGGTGATCGGTGACCCACTGATCCTTGTCAATATTTGAACTATCACGCTAAGCATACCTGTAATGATTGATCTAAACATGAAATTAGTTACTTTTAGATTGTACAAAATTGTTAACTATAAATAGTCTTCCATTATTATTGGTTTTTTAGCAGTTAAGTTATGTATTCCTTTCATGCTTCTAAAAATGGCGAAAGACGACAAATATAAGTGGCTATTAAAGAATTGTTATCTTCTGTATTTAGTATGAGATGCGAGTATGAGACATTAATCCGggtgtgtttgtttattattattatagactGGTATGTCTTTTGAATCGCTGGCTAGAGGAGATGTGCAGTTTTCAAGAAAGTTTAATCATAAAGATTTTCAAGATCGTTGGCTTGCTATACTCTATGATCCAGCTGTTTCTGCTGAGTCATCTGCTCGTATGCTGGAGTTTGAGCATTCTGATTCAGCTCCAGTTGTAAAAACTGATTTTCTAGGCAACACCGAGGAGAATATTCCAGCATCTGGCAAGAGAAAACCCGAGAGTATACGGAAACGCTATTATGCCATGCGAAAGAAGATGCGGGACCATCCGTTGACTCCACCCTCTGTTTTGCCAGCTACAGATGTTGGTGAGCCACTTCAAAGCGACGAGCCTGATGGTTTTTTGACATATGAAGTTGCTCATACTGCTGACATCTATCTTGATGATAATCAGGAGACTCTTCATCACGAGCATCAAAATTACATTGTAGGTGAAGAGTCAGATGAATTTCAAGAAATCTATGACATGCTTGAGGATGTCGAACCAGAACTGCCAGCTATTGATGATCAACCCTGTATTGAATCGCCAAATGAATATTCTATAATTGGAAGAGACCAAAACTCACCAACTGGTTGCTCGGGTGGTGCTGAGCTGGAGAGCCAACTGTTTGGTTACGCTACAACTGCAGTTACTAGCGCTGACATTCTTTTAGCGGAATTACAACATAATCTCATGGACCTCAGTACGGTTGATGACTTTCCTGTCATGGATGCTGATTACATCGAGCGTTTCAGCTCAGCTTTGCTAGATTCTCCGAATAGAGAACTCCAACATGATTACATCGCAGATGAATTCATTCATAATTATCATACAGAAACTAAAATCATGGAGGGCTTATTGCCGCCAACAAAACCGTCTACCTCAGGAATCATCTGCACTTTAAACACCGAGGACCCGGAAATACCTGCCAATGatgatgtttttcttttaaatcttGTTCCGTCTACTTCTAATGAGATGAAAATGGAAGCTTCCAAGGCTCCATCTTACCGAGCATCCAAGTCTACCAGGGTTTCTGGAGCTTATTTGAATAAGGATTTTAGTGTTTCCAAGCCGATAAGTCCAAGAAAGAGTAGCTTTGAAAAATCCCAGTTTCTTTCACCAATCATTGGTTCACAATTTCGATCAGAAAAACTAAGAGATCATAATATTAAGCAGGAGTTTTCTAGCAATGATGGTCAAGATCAAAGGCAAATTCGTTCGGGTTTCATGTCTAGAAGCAATCTTCTTCCTGCTTCTGACATGGCGGTGACTATTAAAACTGAGGATAAAACAGGTGGTAAGGTTACCTTCACAAGTCCTACTAGGTTAAATGGTATGGCTTTCAACCATGACATACATCCCATGGTCGGTAACAATGACACACATGCTATGGTAGGTAACAGCGGCACACATGCTATGGTAGGTAAAAATGGCACACATGCTATGGTAGGTGAAAATGGCACACATGCTATGGTAGGTAAAAATGGCACACATGCTATGGTATGTAACAATGACACGCATGCTATGGTTGGTAACAATGACACGCATGCTATGGTAGGTAACAACGGGATACATGCTATGGTAGGTAACAATGGCACACATACTATGGCAGGTAACTACGGCATGCATTCTATGGTTGGTAAAAATGACACGCATGCTATGGTTGGTAACAAGGATACACATGCTATCGATGGTTACAGTGACACACATGCCATGTTTTGTAATAGTGACAAACATGCCATGGCGGTTCTTGAAGAACCGTCACATGTTGAAATACTCTCGACAGAATTGGTTAATCCAGATCCTATTGCCAGAAACTTGCCAACACTTGAGAAACCACTTTTATCTGAAagtgatgatgaggatgatatACCTAACTTTTCAGATGTCGAAGCAATGgtaaataatgttcattatgataTAGTTATCCTTATTTTTTGGAAGCTTTTAACTTGAATTCAGTTCTTTCAACttcctcttttttattttgcagATACTTGATGAGGATCCAAGTCTAgatgaacaaaatatatatttgaatggaATTGGGAGTTCCAACCATCTACAGAGTACGTTACTTCATATCTTACTATTCAGTTTCTTGTTAATGTGTATGGATTGTTACCACGTTGGAAAAGAAACAACATGCTAATTCTCGTTAGTTCTTGTAGAGTGGTTTTAATAAATAGATGTGGGGTTCAAATAGAATCATATTCAATACATATCATagtaaatatgtttttaaaatttgatgtatTATTGGCAATCAATATCTCAGCCCCATCTAATGGGTCCTGTCATGGCTTCATCGTTGTCGGAcagacatgtatatatatatcagttttGCAAAACATGGATCTTCTTATGTTATCCATAAGTTTCAACGGGTGTGCCAACATAATTGTTTATGTGCTTATATTTTACAAATGTCTATGACtctatatgttttttgttttgcatTTAGTATCATGCATTAATCTTGGCTTACTTTTGCAGCCTTTAAATACGAGAATGCCGACGATCAAATGAGAATCATTAGGTTGGAACAAGCTGCTAATGCTATTGTGAGAAGAGAACTGACATCACATGGAGCTTTTGCTGTTTTACAAGGGTGGCATATGAAGTTTTACATTAAGAAACCAGAGGTATTTAAAATCTTTACAATCACTAATCTGAAATGCGTAacatgtaaattatttttatgcaATTATTATATTGTTTCATTGTTTATGTTAATCTGCATTGTATCTTAGGTATTAATTGGAAGGGCAACAGAGGATTTTAAAGTTGACATTGACTTGGGAAGAGAAGGTCGAAATAGTAGAGTATCTCGACGGCAGGTGATTTATATTTGGACTGcgtaattaaattttaatttttcttaattGGGATTGACCTAAACAAAAAACGAGAAAATCTTTTAAATGACATAGATAAAAGACACGGAAGTTGGCTAAAAATTAACCTATGGGTTGTACTTTTTTATGTCAGGCAATTATAAGAATGGATCATGAGGGCTCCTTTCATATGAGAAACCTTAGCAGATATCCAGTTTTTGTAAATTGCGTGGAACTAACAACCAATAAGAGTATTAGGTTGACTTCAAGTTGTTTAATTGAGGTATGTGTTAACCTTCACTTTGTTATCAAATAAGTTATGTTCAATATTAAGCTGGTTTTAGTCTTTTAGAAAAGGATCATTATCACTTACTGAATATGGACAAATCATACAGATAAAGGGAATGGCTTTTCTGTTCGAGACAAATGAAGCATGTATAAAGCAGTATGTTGATAGTGTCAAAAACAAAACCCTTATGAAGGACAAATTGTGAAGTATTGTGCTTTCAATGACTTGAAGGTTTTCGGAGGGTGCTACTTTTTAACTGCACTTTCTGTTCTTCTAGTCGTTGGTATTATTCTTTCGATTACTACTGCTACAAAATTTTCTTCTTTAGTACAGATGACATCCCACCTCTCCCTTATTGAATCAAGTTTATGCAATCTCTCACCTACGTATATATAGATCTAGTTGACGCCTTGACGGTAATGCAAAATtcatattagaaaaataaacacaaaagtGCTTATACAAATGCTCACATAGTCACATGTGAACCTGTGATTTTGGTCCTAGTTAAGAATCTGCGTAAGAGGAAGTACGTCAAAAGTTGCCCAATGTGTATTTTGGATGTATATAATCCCCCAAACATTTTTCAAGGCTTAGATTATACTGATACTGATTAGATTATTTACATATCAAGAAACCGTAAAGAAAGGCTAGCAAGTGTTTCGGGCAAACCCAACTAACCTGCATGGCTGCATCAAAAATTGTCCGTTTTGATCCACTACTCAACTATTCTGCCATTTCCAGATAAGAGTAAGTGTTGCtgaaaatatgttttaaagGTTCTTACTTCTTTGGTTCGTGTTTTCTATGGGCTATgggtatgtatgtatatgtgggCATATCATGAAAATCGAACTAAATTTGATGTTCCCTGGAAAAATTTACTAAGGAATGCATCATATGTAATCTTTATGCTTAGTGCATCTCTAGCTAGTCATTGGAAATTTCTATGTTTCATAATACGATACTTGTATCTTAGTGTTAACGGTTTTCTAAAATAGGATTTTGCTACTATACGTGTTTTAAATAGTTTCCTATGATCTGTACAAGTCACAAGAGTGCAAGCATATTTACAGGTTTTACTTTTGAGTAGTTGTTGCATGGGAGTGTTTTTCATGAGGTATTTTTTACGGTGTTGGTCTAGGTGTGTTGAGGGCAGATTCTGGACATGGTTACTTTATGGTGTCTTGTATCCTGGAAATGCTATAGCTTCTTTTGGTTTATAATAGTCTTTCGCGAATTGTCGTTAAACAAAGATACAAAAAGTTTCTGAACACAACTTTGCTCAAAACTGTGTTGGTATTTAACTAGTAACACTTGTGCAGTAAGGTAATCATAGCTAGTTACAAACAATATAGGTCAATGCATTATTTCGAGAGCGATGAAGCGGAAAACCAAAAGGGTACGCTTTTACTCTGTTTCACATTGTATTAACAGGGTGTTTGACAGTGCATACAAATAGGTATTTATAGCTTATTGCTTAGTATTTTGAGAGCTAAAAAGTACTTTTATAAGTATTTTGATATTAGAAGTGTAAAACTTGAAAAAGATATATGTTTGGTTTATAACTTTGAATCCCTGGGTATTATGCCTTTGGGCTCAAACTACAATGGTCTTGGTCTAGGATGATCCATCAGATTTGATTTACATTGGGCCTAATGGAAAGTATAtctatatgaaaaatgatatagTCATGATCCAAAACTGAACATTACCTTCGCTAAAACtgactttaaaatattttaggctaaaaaaacaaaattggaAGTCAGTTTAGATGGTGTTCTTTGTGCTTCAAATTTGTGGGTTTGTAGGCTGCGATTGTTTACGTGTTTTACTTCGTCTAATGCCTAAAATTGTTGTCTAAATCTGTCAAAAAAAACAAACGTTGAGTTGTGGCATCGCATAGCATACGAACAGTAGTGATTTCAACtcactaaaaataataatcattgtAAGACTAAAACCTGATATTCAGAATTTCTAGGTACGCGAAAGCTAGACTTATAAGTACAAGTAACGGGAGgctaaaacttaaaagttattGCTGAAAGAGATGGATATGATAACGATATGCTCCGTAATTTTATTTTGTAGAAGGTACTGATTATCAGTAATTTTTGGCGTTACCCAATAATAATCTGATGATCATTAGAAATTGCGGATGTGACACAATTTGATTTCTATTTTAATTCGAATCTCTTTTTTATTCGCTTTCTGAATACAAATATTCACTCGGCTTTGAAGTGTGAAAAAACATAAAGAGCTGAGGCACACTTGACCAATGCTAATACTTATccatttatttttgaatatacgATTATCTCCTGTCTATTTATGTAAAaggataaatataatattaaaactaCTTTTCCCGCATTCAATCATGTGTTCCACATCCACTGTCCCCTAATTTGAGATTTTGTCCCATACCCACGCCCATCTTGACCAACGTTATatgtttcctatatatatacatcttatTTCTAATATATAACAAGTCTGGGAGAACATAAAGTGGAGAGCTAAAAAGGATTTTTTAGGTCGAATAGTATGCAATGCTTCATTAAtagttaaactaaattaaatagcATATCAAACTATGTAGAAATTGTTTAGTGACTTACCATCATTTGTTATGAGAAAgtagtttatattatttttcaaaaaaaataaataaattagtcGATCAGTAAAAAGGACTGGAATAGTAAAGAAACCCAGCCCGATATCGTTTTTCATGGAATATGAGACCCAATATCGTCTTCGACAGTACAATGAGAAAGTAAAATGTAAACAATCTTATCCCTActtaaggtaaaaaaaattactttcaaCATGAACTTTCAACCTCCAAAGATCAATGATCGAACCCTTAAAATTATTGTcctttgatattatttttaaacCGGTGATATCGTTATAGAAATGTATTATTGTTAGGCTTGCTGGCGATGATCTTGTAACCCACAACGTATTTGCATCTCACGTTTTGACATTTCTATTGGACGGTAAATTGCATTGTGCAATGTGGTCCTCCATTCGATCCATGTATTATGGGAGCCATCATGGCCTTTTGGCCTTTTAAGGTGATCCCACTTCTCGAGCATTTTTGGCTGCACTTTGATGAATATTTAGCATAATTTCATTacattatcaaaaaaaaaaaggaaaaaaagaaaaaaaaaagatacttttgctatatttttcttcaattatttataaaagaaaccaTGCTAAAAGATTTAGTGagaatataagtatataacatgACTCCATGTCTAGATATATGTCTTTACAACGTATCCTATCGTGggtattaaataataaattatggtctatatcatatttaacttatttatatatagatatttatttatagggtaacactccggtgagaacagttttaaaataaaaacggtgagaacaccttaaaaacatcattttgatgcattaaaagtgcataaaactaacatagtgcataactaattatctttatttaagtgtttaacaacacattcatccgttaaaatcgaaataatcatgttttttgttttgtgcatccatcttggatgcataatcatcaaaatgatgcatccaacaaaaaacgtgatttttttgattttaatgaatcaatgtgttgttaaacacttaaataatagtaattagttatgcactatgtcagttttatagacttttaatgcatcaaaatgatgtttttaaggtgttctcaccgttcttattttaaaactgttcttatttgattgttcccctttatttatatatatatatatatatagtttagagCATAAAGTGTAATGGGCACTTTAGTCTTGTATGCTTCCACATTGTTCTTAAGAAAATATTATACTCCGTATAATCATAGTATGATATGCCATATCATTAAATTTTGAAAGCGTTTTTTTGCgaaataaaagaataattgAAGATTGAAAGGGACGTTAAACACCGATATCTGAATATCTGTTGTGTTATTTAATCTTTTGGTTAGGGGAAATGTATTGTATCTGATTAAGTGTAATGATGTTgaaaagtaataaaataaaaaggcaCTATacctttattatttattaaaaagaaaatctttttatgAACCCACTGATTTgtatgcaaaaataaaaaaatcccaATAGTTTTGATAATgaacttatttaattattctGGCTTCATTTCAgtatatttataatctataatcttatttataatctataatacataataaagtaacaacctttttttatataaaaaaaattaattaaggaattaaagtatcTAAAATACTCATTttcattattcattaatttaaacatctctacctcatatacttataatacttttaataaaataatttacaacataaatctctcaatctttaaaataactacattatctTATTTAACGTCAATTACTTTTCATTCATTACCATTGCAACCCCCACTACCAGTCGCC includes these proteins:
- the LOC122579970 gene encoding uncharacterized protein LOC122579970, which translates into the protein MGPLSGHLTWTKEDDFKLRKAAETGMSFESLARGDVQFSRKFNHKDFQDRWLAILYDPAVSAESSARMLEFEHSDSAPVVKTDFLGNTEENIPASGKRKPESIRKRYYAMRKKMRDHPLTPPSVLPATDVGEPLQSDEPDGFLTYEVAHTADIYLDDNQETLHHEHQNYIVGEESDEFQEIYDMLEDVEPELPAIDDQPCIESPNEYSIIGRDQNSPTGCSGGAELESQLFGYATTAVTSADILLAELQHNLMDLSTVDDFPVMDADYIERFSSALLDSPNRELQHDYIADEFIHNYHTETKIMEGLLPPTKPSTSGIICTLNTEDPEIPANDDVFLLNLVPSTSNEMKMEASKAPSYRASKSTRVSGAYLNKDFSVSKPISPRKSSFEKSQFLSPIIGSQFRSEKLRDHNIKQEFSSNDGQDQRQIRSGFMSRSNLLPASDMAVTIKTEDKTGGKVTFTSPTRLNGMAFNHDIHPMVGNNDTHAMVGNSGTHAMVGKNGTHAMVGENGTHAMVGKNGTHAMVCNNDTHAMVGNNDTHAMVGNNGIHAMVGNNGTHTMAGNYGMHSMVGKNDTHAMVGNKDTHAIDGYSDTHAMFCNSDKHAMAVLEEPSHVEILSTELVNPDPIARNLPTLEKPLLSESDDEDDIPNFSDVEAMILDEDPSLDEQNIYLNGIGSSNHLQTFKYENADDQMRIIRLEQAANAIVRRELTSHGAFAVLQGWHMKFYIKKPEVLIGRATEDFKVDIDLGREGRNSRVSRRQAIIRMDHEGSFHMRNLSRYPVFVNCVELTTNKSIRLTSSCLIEIKGMAFLFETNEACIKQYVDSVKNKTLMKDKL